The Phyllopteryx taeniolatus isolate TA_2022b chromosome 7, UOR_Ptae_1.2, whole genome shotgun sequence genome has a segment encoding these proteins:
- the LOC133480321 gene encoding pyroglutamyl-peptidase 1-like isoform X2, with the protein MLVVHVGVSGMATTVTLEKCGRNHGYKGLDNSSFCPDSQCCIVGGPDCIDSVIDMESVCKRVTASGLGVTVSVSKDAGRYLCDFTYYTSLYMSHGRSAFIHVPPLGKPYSGEDLGRALQAIVQEMLELLGNAKEKIHCQQHFH; encoded by the exons cTTGTTGTTCATGTTGGAGTATCAGGCATGGCCACCACTGTCACGTTAGAGAAGTGTGGCAGAAATCATGGCTACAAGGGCCTGGACAACAGCAGCTTCTGTCCTGATTCACAGTGTTGCATTGTGGGGGGCCCAGACTGTATTGACTCCGTTATTGACATGGAATCAGTCTGCAAGAGAGTGACTGCCTCTGGACTGGGAGTTACTGTGTCTGTCTCTAAAGATGCTGGAAG GTATCTATGTGACTTCACCTATTACACATCCCTGTACATGAGCCACGGTCGCTCGGCCTTCATTCACGTGCCTCCTCTTGGGAAGCCATATAGCGGTGAAGACCTGGGCCGTGCGTTGCAGGCCATTGTGCAGGAGATGCTGGAACTTCTGGGTAACGCCAAGGAGAAAATTCACTGCCAGCAGCACTTCCACTAA